The Acipenser ruthenus chromosome 26, fAciRut3.2 maternal haplotype, whole genome shotgun sequence genomic sequence GGGGAGATATGGAAGGGAGAGGAGAAAGAatgagagagaggaaagggggagagggagagacaggggggagagagtgagagatatTGAGGTAGTAGACTGAGATTGGTGACAGgtgaagggagagagaggaggggagggagagagggggaggggaggaccATGCATATCATCATTATTGAACTTTGAAGCAAGCAGCACTTGAAATAACACTCTCCATATTCACTGTGAAGGCACTACCTGTGAGTGCTGGGCGATTCATGCAAGGGAGTGTCGTGCCAGTGGGAGTGTTATCGATAGCGTGACTCCTCGTTGCACCCCCTTTCTCTTTTTCTCCCTCCACACGCCTGCTtccctctctttccctctgtctGTGTGACGCCCCTcatgctctttctctctctctgcagcagcCTTCACACTGAATGCGAGTCAGAGATGACTCACCGCACCCCCCCTCAATTCTATTATCCAGCgctaccccccccccacacaataagagagagagagtagcTAGAGCAACAAGCTCACAGcaagagctctctctctctctctctctctctctctctctctctctctctttctctctctctgtctgtcacacacacagacacaggagacATACAGACACGCACATTCAGGAAGACACATTCAGAAACGCacaatgaaacacacagacaagcacacacacgtGAACGGTGAATGCAGCCTTCATTTAACTGGAAGCAGTGAGAGACTCACCACAGCTAAACAATGACAATCACTTCACCTTTCAGCTTGACACCTTGAAACTATATCATCGTTAAGTGTTCTATTCATACTTTATATATGGATATTTATTGATCTCATCTTAAAACCACGAGGTGCAAAATCTAAAAGGTAACGCAGGTACACACAGatgtgaataattgatttaaaaaaaaaaagatttatatccGGACGTTTCGGATACAAGCCCTTCTTCCTCTGGATGGAAAAAAGCAGCGCTGTAAAGAAGCTGTTGTTATAAACAAGACGTCCTTCAAAAGAAAAGTTCCGGAGGATGATGACGTGATGACTGTATTTATCTGTGTATTTCATACAAGCcttacatttcagaatatcatatTTTAACATCTTGTAACAGGACAGGAGAATGGGTATGCCTTTCGCCCTCTGGCGGCGGTTTCCATGTAATGCAATACTATTCTAACGCTCAAGGCTGCACTCTGAGAAGCTCAGAAGTCCGCCCCTCTCATTTATAGTTATTTTTATGAATTGCTCCTGCTACAGGTTATGTAGTAGTTTTCGTAGAAGAGCTACTAAACTTTCTGGAGACACAAGCGGGATGAAATAAACAGTATCGTCATTTTTTCTTTATACGGTAAACATAATTAttacagctattattattattattattattattattattattattattattattattattattatttgtttcttagcagacgcccttatccagggcgacttacaattgttacaagatatcacattattttttttacatacaattacccatttatacagttgggtttttactggagcaatctaggtaaagtaccttgctcaagggtacagcagcagtgtcccccatctgggattgaacccacaaccctccggtcaagagtccacacaACAAACTATGACCGAGTCAGAGTAAGCCTAATGGAAATCGACTGACATTTAGTACAGATTTAAAAGACAACACGATGACTTTCATCTTTTTGTAGGACCGTGTCTGACGACGAGTGCTGCTCCTCCTCCTACCTCAATCTGCGGTGCTGGCGGTGCAGCAGGATTTTCAAAACGCATTTCTCGATTGGGCTGTTGCCAGTGGCGGCTCGCGTGGAGTTTTGAGCCCGCCGAGCCAccgtgtgtttgtgttgatggagATGAAGATGGCGGAGGAACTAGAGAGGGTCCGAATTTCAGCCGCGGAACTACGGGGCGCCGCTCCCGGGACTAGCCGGGACCAGAGCCTGCGAGCCGGGGAGCCGCCAGGTGAGCGTGACGCAGAGGGGGCAGAGCTCAGGGGAGCGGTCAGGTTTAGGGAGGTCATGTTCCGTTACCCCGTTTTCAAGACCCCCCCCCCTTTAAACCCCGCACTGTTGTTGTGACTGTCCGGGTGAAATAAACATTTGACCCACGCCGGGGGAGACATAAAACGGGTGTTAAAAACTGCCCCCGCTTTATTTACACTTCAAACCGCTGTAGATAAATAATTCAAAACCGAAAGCTGACTGGTACTGAAGTCAAAAGGCGGCAAATAGGACAAATGCGTTGTTAATATCGTCCCCGCCACCTGTGTAAAAACAAAGTTATTCTGTCACAGAAGTACGCTCACTAACCTCCCGcaggtatatttttaattaaatgtccgTGTGACGTTTGAACGGGCAGTACTGTAGAGCGCTTAGTGGCTTAAATGTATCGACCTGGATTAGCGGTTGTCCCCGAAATGCAACTGTAAGACTGAGCGGCCCGCGCCTAATTTATCTCTGTTTGATTCCAGTTACTCCCAGTAACGGTCAGAGCAGGGCTTCACTCCACTGTGTGCACTGCGATTTGATGAGCGCCTCTCTCTTTATGTAACCGTACTGAAGCATTAATATACCGGCACAGCTCAGGAACAGAACCGGAGAGACAGTGTTGAGATAATAATCTCGTCAAAGTGACGTGCACGCCGGGGGCTACAAAACAAGCcgggaaaaaataataacagacgAAACCGCGATGAGCTGAATTCGCGAAAGTAGCTTTTtgtatcaaataaaaaacaatcctATTCGGCAAGGTGCAAGCTGTTGAACGTATGGAAGTACACCTTTGTGTTTACATCAAATTCTTTCCAGTAGTGGGGCatacaataatataatttataccagaacagggatgtgaattgcatagcagtttgattcattgcgagtttaatcagacacgcctgagcttgGTACCTAGAGCTGTGGccaatcaagctcgtagtaaaacctggaatgagtgaaactgcgatgcaataggagtcttatttccagcactGCAGAATGTTTAAATAAACCCTAAACTGGGGGGTGAGTGGGTTTTATTTCATTGCAAATGTAAACACCCTGACTGCAGGCAGAGCCCCTGTCCAGTACACTAACACTGGCTGCTTAAGAGACTGTATTGTTCGTTGTGTATTTTAATAATCatacacagattattattattattttaacatatgATTTTGCAGTGTTGATATAGATTGCAGCCAATATTGTTTATTCTTTACATGAAAGTCAATGTCAAATTTGAAATGCATAGaacaataataattgtatatGTTAAATTGTAATCTACCATGTAAACAGCAAACTGTGCATGTGTAAGATATGTGTCTGTCCAGTGAAGGAAGTCTCTcgtttcagtgtgtgtgctgattctaaaacacacagaaacatttaaaaaaatttagtGACACAGTTTTGTTACAccaagtattatttattttttttacagcattttataCACTTCATATTCCCTGTACGTGGATAACAATGATAGAtgtgaaatacattgaaaacgTGTTTCAGGGATAAAAATAGACATTTCTGTTTGCATTTCCATGGAATGTATTTCCACTGAATTGTGGTTCTGCTAAATTATTTTCAAGAATATCAGCTGaactaggtaaaaaaaaaagcctaaagaCAAACCTGTTATATAAATGATGAACAAATCGAAGTAGCGTATGTCATCCGAGCCAGACAGAAAGGAAGAGCAGTCTGATTCACTGTAAAGTGCAAGACACGCTGGAACCTGAGGCTGTGCCACGAGTCATACACGCTATAAGGGTCATCTGTAAAAGCTCATCAATAAGAGGATAATGACTTTGTGTTTGAGAGTGGAGGCGTCGGAAGGGGTAGGTAGGCAGGTAGGTGGGTGTGTTTGCTCATGTCTGGACGTCACTCTGCTGCTGTGATGTGCTTACTCAGTCTGTACGCATGTCCCCGGCCGAGCTGCCTGTGCTATGAGTCAGGGATTGTGAGAGGGCAGGAAAGAGAAAGACAGGGACACTGACAAGAGAAATCTCAATGATCTCGCCCACGAAGCTTAACAAAGTTGACCTAAGTGGCATTGTTATTGCTGTGCCCTTTAGTTTGCAGATTGTCATAAACAGAAGGAGCGTGATAAGAAAGTTTGCTAATAAGACAACAGGTATGAGTAATTTATTTTCATGTTGTTATGAATAACTTGTATTGCACTGTACTGAAGACCTGCTAATCCAAACCCGGTTGGTTGGTAATACCTTAACCCACTCTGCTGTATGGCGTTCTGATAGCAGCTGAATCGCCACGCTGCTGGTGAATTAATACTGCAATCAGTGACCTGCACATGTATCATAGGGCATCTTTGAACCCTTTCAAGCACAGTCTtaatatggggacatatggaagatgcaaacGCATGATAGGAGattttttttcccagcaattttcaATATTTAATGCATTGACCTTTTATACGTTTACTATTGTGCCAGTCCTAAAATGTGAGCATGTTTTATTTCATCAGAAAGATCTGCACACAAAATTAGGGTCAGTCCTATAAATTTCACACTGTTGACGCTGTGCTAAAAgcttaaatctgatgaggactagctgatgtctgtgtctcagtagtcctatgggcgagtacttaaaacacatgtacacatatactctcatGTTCAgtcttgtgttaaaaaaatgtaaatctaaatttataactttatttttttagcaatatataagcctatttttagggaccccaactgttgttgttgattccaacttaggcacttcacataaggactagcaagtttcagaAGGTACTAGTCCTTgactagtagcacaatattgttagtttctaaccctgcttaaACCATTAATTCTGCTTACTACTCATAAGACCCTTCATGGTTTGTGgtttttatatttacaggaaCTGTTGGCAGCTTATGCTCCTAGTCTTGTGCACTTGAGATCAGTGAACGCTGAACTTTTGGAAGCTCCTAGAACTCGTCTCCAATCAGGAGGGGCCAGAGCCTTCAGTTgctctgctccctgcctctgGAGCTGCGTCCCGAGTTCTGTCGGGCATGCTGGCACACTGGAATCTTTTCAATCAAATGAGCTGATTTCTCAGCTGGATTGATTGGCCAGTGCCTTTTGGGGGGTTTTATTGTGAAGTGCTCTGGGATGCTgtgcatgaagagcgctatatgaAAGCAaactgcattgcattgtattgtattaacCCAGCCCAGGCATAAAGGCTGGTTCAGTCTTGCCACCACCGGCTGACAATTCAACACTTTCCTTTAAGATCATCAGACAGTTGCACACCTAGCAAGACAAGAAATCAAATAAAACCACCCTCAGGTATTATAATTGAAGCATGAACCAGCCATAACtcccatccctccctctctctctcttcttgtcTTTCCTCCCTGCCAGACAGCGGAAAGGACCAGTGTGACGGTCAGCAGCGCCGGGATGGGAAGCGGCCGGACCTGCGGCTCTACCAGCCCGGCATGTCGAGGCTCCGACCCCGCAGAGAGACCTCAGGGAGTAGCGAGGGGGACGGGCGGCCGGAGCACTGCCcacgagaggaggaggaggaggaggaggagcgggGGACAGGGCCAGAGGCAGCCCACGCTGCTGAAACCACGGGGACCGCAAGGACCCCCGAAATACCAGCTCGGGACAGCTCAGCCTCCgtcgctgctgctgctcctgcggGGTCCCCAAAACAGGCACGCAAAACCCGCAAACCGGACCGGCAGATCTACCAGCCCGGGGGCCGCCGTCTGCAGCAGCCAGCGCGTCCGAGCAAAGAGACTGGGGTTAGCAAAGACCTGACCGTGAGCAAGGAGACTAGCAAAGAGACTGGGGTTAGCAAAGACCTGACCGTGAGCAAGGAGACTAGCAAAGAGACGGGGGTTAGCAAAGACCTGACCGTGAGCAAGGAGACCAGCAAAGAGACTGGGGTTAGCAAAGACCTGACCGTGAGCAAGGAGACTAGCAAAGAGACTGGGGTTAGCAAAGACCTGACCGTGAGCAAGGAGACTAGCAAAGAGACTGGGGTTAGCAAAGACCTGACCGTGAGCAAGGAGACTAGCAAAGAGACGGGGGTTAGCAAAGACCTGACCTTGAGCAAGGAGACTGGGGTTAGCAAAGACCTGACCTTGAGCAAGGAGACTGGGGTTAGCAAAGAACCTGCAGCCGACAAGGAAACTACTGACAACAAAAATCCAGGGGTTAGCAAGGCGGGAGGGGCTGCCAAGGACTCTACTGAGACCTTAATCAGGAAAACAGAGGGGATGAACATTTCCGAGGGTGTCAGTCGTCCAGCCTTCGGGGAGGAGGGCGAGGGAGGGAGAAAGAAGGCGGGGAGCGAGGGCAGGAGAAACAAAGCAGGGGGAGAGGGAGCTCAAGGGAGGAAAGAGAAGGGGGCAAGGAGgaccagaggaggaggaggaggaggaggaagaggtagcggagagagggagagggctaGGGAAAGGGAAGGAGACGAGTCAAGAAAGAAGAGCGGTCTGGAGCGGGAGAGGGGGAAGGTggtagagagggagggggaagcaTGTGAGGGAGGGAGCAAGGCTCAGCAGGGCGGTGGTGTCTCATCGAAGCGCTACTCCAAATCAGACAAGCGCCGCAATCGGACCTACAGTACCAGCTCGGCCAGCAGCGGTACCAGTTTCGATGGGCCTGGGAACGGAGGGGGGTCTGCGAGAGTCGGGGAGAGCAGGAGAAAGCAGCACCAGCAGCAGGGAGCCAGGGACAGAGGAGGGAGGGTTAGTGGAACATCCCGTTCTGCCGTTACAGCTGGGGGAGGCGACAGGAGAGAGAGGGCCCGGGCTCCCAAAAAACAGGCCAGCATTTCATCCACGGACTCTTACGATGACTTCGAACAagaggacagagaggagagagagggtgaaGGGTGGAGCCCAGATAGGTCTAGTAATAAcagaaggagagggggaggaagcagcagcagcagcgataGAAGGGCAGGCGGCATCTTAAGGGTGAGCTTCGACAGGGAAAGTAATTCTCTGGTCACCACCGCGAACAGCGCGGAGCAGAAGAGGAGAGACGAGcccagagggagagggaggggcatCCTCATACTCCCCGCCCACACAGACCTGACTGCACCCCCTGAGTCGGGGTCACGCCTCCTGGTTGGAAGCCGGGGAGCCAGGGGACAGGGCCGGGGCGGGGCTACCAGAAGGCTGTGGGATCCCAACAATCCAGAGCAGAAGCCAGCTTTATTAAagggccagcagcagcagcagcagcagcagcaccttgGCCTACAGCAGCACCTACACTTGCAGCAAGCAGTATACTCCCAGCCTCAGCTTCACTTCTTAGACACAGATGACGAAACCACAGGCAGCCCCCCTGCCCACCAGGAGGAAGCCTTTCAAGGCTACCGCGCCGCCGCTCAACAGGCAGTCGCTTCTTGTTACTACAAGTTTCAGAACTCGGACAACCCTTACTATTACCAGCCCACCACCGCCCCCCGGTACCCCTACCCTTACCAGCTACCCTATCAGATCCAAGGCACTAATGGGGTGTGCCCCCCTGCTGCTCCTGGCTACTACGCAGGGTACCCTGGTGTCGGAGCGGCCCCTTCCTCTCTGCAGCAGCACGGATACATCTCCAGCCCCCTCACCCCGGAGGAGGCTGAGCTCCAGGCCAAGGGGATGCAGCAGCAGGAGCTGATCAAGCTGCTCCGGATAGCAGACAAGCAGGAGCTGCAGCTCAGCAACCTGCTGTCCCGGGACCGGCTCAGCCCAGAGGGGCTCGACAGGATGGCACAGCTCAGGTCTGTTTTTAGTGAGATCCAGTCATCGGTAAGGTTTTTGTTTGTGATGCTGGAAACCAGGGCTGGAGTCAATTCctctttttttttccaattccaatttctttttaaaatcaattccaattcctttaaaGGAATGCCTTGATTAAAAAGGAATGGGAGTTGGAATaggaattgttttaaaaaataaggaataggaattggaattgaaaaaaaggaaCTGACTCCAACGCTTCTTGAAACCCCATTggaatttgcatttattttttacagcaacCTTTTCAAAACAGTGTCAAATCTCAATCGCACAACATAAAATGAGCTTTCTAGTCTGATTTTATAAG encodes the following:
- the smg6 gene encoding telomerase-binding protein EST1A: MEMKMAEELERVRISAAELRGAAPGTSRDQSLRAGEPPDSGKDQCDGQQRRDGKRPDLRLYQPGMSRLRPRRETSGSSEGDGRPEHCPREEEEEEEERGTGPEAAHAAETTGTARTPEIPARDSSASVAAAAPAGSPKQARKTRKPDRQIYQPGGRRLQQPARPSKETGVSKDLTVSKETSKETGVSKDLTVSKETSKETGVSKDLTVSKETSKETGVSKDLTVSKETSKETGVSKDLTVSKETSKETGVSKDLTVSKETSKETGVSKDLTLSKETGVSKDLTLSKETGVSKEPAADKETTDNKNPGVSKAGGAAKDSTETLIRKTEGMNISEGVSRPAFGEEGEGGRKKAGSEGRRNKAGGEGAQGRKEKGARRTRGGGGGGGRGSGERERAREREGDESRKKSGLERERGKVVEREGEACEGGSKAQQGGGVSSKRYSKSDKRRNRTYSTSSASSGTSFDGPGNGGGSARVGESRRKQHQQQGARDRGGRVSGTSRSAVTAGGGDRRERARAPKKQASISSTDSYDDFEQEDREEREGEGWSPDRSSNNRRRGGGSSSSSDRRAGGILRVSFDRESNSLVTTANSAEQKRRDEPRGRGRGILILPAHTDLTAPPESGSRLLVGSRGARGQGRGGATRRLWDPNNPEQKPALLKGQQQQQQQQHLGLQQHLHLQQAVYSQPQLHFLDTDDETTGSPPAHQEEAFQGYRAAAQQAVASCYYKFQNSDNPYYYQPTTAPRYPYPYQLPYQIQGTNGVCPPAAPGYYAGYPGVGAAPSSLQQHGYISSPLTPEEAELQAKGMQQQELIKLLRIADKQELQLSNLLSRDRLSPEGLDRMAQLRAELLSVYERVILSDLEYSDTHNLDQALWKNAFYQVIEKFRQMLKDPASETGHQIRAMLLTLLDEGAAFFDSLLMKLQAVFQFKLEDYMDGMAIRSRPLRKTVKYALISAQRCMICQGDIARYREQANDTANYGKARSWYLKAQQIAPKNGRPYNQLALLAIYTKRKLDAVYYYMRSLAASNPILTAKESLMSLFEETKRKADQMERRRQQQQQREREEVSECSAGPRGRGGAGGGGRSTLGDDAARVEIWVRPARKGQSRAGSESGKESEQDSELSHLIPSDLNKRFILSFLHAHGKLFTKIGMETFPVVAARVLQEFRALLQHSPSLIGNTRMLQLITINMFAVHNAQSRDGGSEARSVIQDQATSLGLSVFALLVERCTELLKDTPRAPPSASEDDDGDEEEDVKVSSFHADLRELLPSVKVWSDWMLGQPDQWNPPPCSLLFPNGCCLDVWQTLAQFCNTLAGVNQGAVPLYKDPDEDLRLLVLEEDRLLSGFIPLLGAPQEPCYVETASDKAIAADCKRVTVLKYFLEALCGQEEPLLAFKGGKYVSMATVPDTMGKETGSQEGKQADNQDEDVLVEAMEEDSESDASGSEDDFRELRARKHALTVKVAEQQRRRDKIQAVLQPCRQLEIEITPVFLVPDTNGFIDHLNGLAKLLSCKAYILVVPLIVITELDGLARGQETEYRTGSHARQVQEHARSAISFLERGFENREPCLRALTSRGNELESISFRSEDPTGQQGNNDDLILSCCLHYCKDKAKDFMPTQKDEPIRLRREVVLLTDDRNLRVKALTRNVPVRDIPAFLKWAKVG